Genomic window (Culex pipiens pallens isolate TS chromosome 3, TS_CPP_V2, whole genome shotgun sequence):
TGGAATtgactttttattttcaaaactttattttcgtgCTCTCAACTGGATGGTACGTTTTTCGCAATAACATTTCACTATTATTATAAAGATTCTGGAATCACTTCACTACTTGGGAATGTGAGCTCCCTCCGGCTGGAACCCGTTTTCATCCGCCACGTAATTGATCACGTACTGTGTTCCATCTGGTCCAACGTACGAGTAGGAGCCTCGGACTACTATCGCCTCAGCATCGGTACCGGCATTCCGGAGCTCCGCTTGTTCTTGACGTGCCGTTCCATCACTGGTTTCAAATCtgaaattaaaagaatatttGATAGTAATTGATGTACAACTATTCATATAATATAAGGAACATTCAACTTAATATAACAAACAATAACTCACTCGAATCTGTATCCATCTATGCCAATGTTTTCACTTTCGTATTTTACGATTTGTGCATTTTGTGAATCATCCACTGGGGCAGCCAACCCTGCCATCAGAATCATGCAAAACACAACAATCTACAGAAAAGacacaattttaaatataacaCAAATatgtaaacattaaaaatgagTTTCTTATTCGTGATTCAATACTCTTATCGTACCGTTTTCATTTTAGCAAAATTTATCCTAAATCCAATTCACTCCTTGCGAATTCAACTTGTCACCCTCGAGATGCACACCAACTGACTACTAGGCGTGACATCTGTGACAGTCAACTTTTATAGAATCACGTACCACACGTTCCATTGCGTAAGGGTAGATCAATTGCAATCTTATTGCTATATCTGCAAGTGAAATTGATGTATTTTTCCTGCCGAGAGAGCGTACCTTTCTAGATGACGAAGCTGCAACCTTGAGCCGAGAAAAGTCTATTTT
Coding sequences:
- the LOC120418854 gene encoding flexible cuticle protein 12-like; translated protein: MKTIVVFCMILMAGLAAPVDDSQNAQIVKYESENIGIDGYRFEFETSDGTARQEQAELRNAGTDAEAIVVRGSYSYVGPDGTQYVINYVADENGFQPEGAHIPK